The genomic DNA AAAGTATTTGACTATAAATGCTTTTAAGGAGGCATTAAGTGTCAATATAATTCATGATGGGTTTATAAGCCGAGCCAAGCAAAGCTTAGTCAAGGCATCTTATAACTTGTATTGGTATAGTAAACAGCAATATGTTTGTTTATTGCTCTGGTCGTTGCTGAGATCTCTCCGTTACGCTTCGCTTCAGTCGAGATGACAAAAAGACGGAATTTAAGTCGAGATCACAAAACAGACGCAAGTAGGTCATGATAGCAATAGTTAAGAATACTCCAAAAGTGTCACCCTGAGTGATTCCTGAAAAGCTTCTTGTTAACTCTTCCGGGAATATTATCGAAGGGTGAGTTAAACAGGAAACTGGTTCTGTGTAGACTATCCATTGTTTATTTCGGCGAGCATGAAAGCAGTCATGAAGAAGTATCTTCCACGGTTCGATACATTCTACCCGTGACAAAGCAAGAAGTATAGGTCAGAATACTAAGGATGATATTAAATTGTTGCTAAATAAATTAATAGAGGATGTGGTTAAATGTTTGGAAAACGGTTGACACTATAATTTAAAGAAATAATTTTCCCTGCTGTTAGAAAAAAGAATACACTTTTGAATTGGAGGTAGAATGAATAGATTTAAAGTGATCATATTAGTTGCTATTTTGCTTTATATGTGGTCATTGGCTTTGTCGATTATGATAATAGACAGTTCCAGACAGTTTACCTTAGAGATTGAGGATTTAAGGCAATTAGAACTGGTTGATTTGGAAACTAAACGAGAACGTGGCGAGCGAATTAGAACTGATAATTGGCAAGGAGTCTATTTAGATCAGATACTACAATCATTAGAAGTTTTAGAATACGATCAGATAAAGATCATCTCTTATGATAATTATCAGGTTAGACTAACCAGACAGGATTTGCTAGATAGTAAAGCTCTGATAGCTCTTCGGAGAAATGATGAAATATTAGATGAAGACAATATCCGTCTGGTAGTACCCGGAATGCGTGATATGTATTGGATTGACGGGATCAGAACGATTGAAACAGAAGGACATCACCAATCAATATTGCCTAATTATATCTTCTTTGCCGAAGACCTGTTAACAAGATTAGAAGTAATTGAAGACCCGGAACCGTTTAAGAGGGTACAGGGTATTTATTTCAGGGATTTGATAACTTTCGTATATCCCATACAGGGAGAAGAATTTCTGTTAGTAGGCAGAGATGGTGTCTCTCATCAACTTGACTTCGATACATATCTCAAAAACGGAGTTCTGATAATTAATGATGATGACTGGCATTTTCGCAGTCCTGATATGCCGGCAGGAATGTGGATAAAATCCCTTGCCTATGTTCAGTTTTTTGACAGGGCGATAATTTTCCGCACACAGTTTAATAATCTGAATGAGGTTGCACAACTCTTAGAATGGAGCAGAATACCTGAGCTTCTCTGGGATGATAATCAAATTGCTATGCCGGTTGATATTGACTTTTCTGATCCGGTTTGGGAAGGGATAGGGATTTTACGATGGCGAAAATGATAACTTTAGTACCATTAATATTTTTTTTGATCTCCTGTTCGAGTAAAGGATATATAATTACGGGCAATATAGACAGTACAATAAGTACAAGGCAAACCGGAAGGTTAGATAATATATTAAAACAAAATGCTGTCGATGCTGAATATGTGTTACTCATAGCTTATGATGGTGTAGCTGTACTTCTAACAGAGCAATCTATACCATATTTGAATATTGTAAAGCAACAGGGTAGATTTAATTCTTATTCGGGGAACATGTTACCCCCTGTTTGCGATCTAAATGATCTGAGAGAAATCTATGTTTATCGTACTGAATACAGTCTAAATGAAGGTCATACACCTTTCTCTTTACGAATGCAGGATCTTAAATATTTAGGAGAGAGTGCCAAGAGTGAACATGTTGTTCGAAAATATCAAGTAAAAGACAAAGAGTGATAGAATGAAGATAAAATTAAAAAGAGCTTATGCTCTATTTTCCGGAGGGTTGGATAGTCTATTAAGCGTACTTTGGATGAAGAAATTAGGTTATGAAATTATTCCACTCTTCTTTGAGAGTTATTTTTTCTCTGCCGATAAAGCAGAAAAGATAGCTAGTTCTGCAGGGCTGGGATTGAGAGTCATTGATATCGGAGAAAAGTTGTTAGAGATAATTAAGAATCCACGCTATGGATTTGGTAAGAATCTCAATCCCTGCATTGATTGTCATTCGTTAATGTTCAGAGAAGCGGGTAAACTAATGGAGCAGGAAGGTGTAGATTTCCTGATCTCAGGAGAAGTGCTTGGACAGAGACCGATGTCTCAGAGAATGGATGCCATGAATGCCGTTAAGAAGTATAGCGGTTACGGTGATCTGATCATCAGACCTCTATCCCAAAAACTATTGCCCGATACTAAACCGATCAGAGAGGGATGGATCAATAAAGCAGATATGCTTGATATCCAAGGAAGAGGACGTCATAGACAAATTGAAATGGCTGAAGAGTTTGGTTTACATGAATATAGTACTCCGGGTGGAGGTTGTTTGCTTACTGATAAGGGTTATTCTAACCGCTTAAAAGATCTAATGAATTATAATATGCTGGAAAAGAGATTCATTCAATTTCTCCGTTTCGGCAGGCATTTTCGCATTAATAGTGAAGTTAAGTTGATCATAGGAAGAAATAGGGAAGAGCTGGAAGAGATCTTCGGATTTGTCGAAGATGAGTTAGTATTACGGGCAGCGAATTGTTTAGGGCCAATAGGTCTTGTTAACAGTAAAAGAATGTTATCAGACGATGAGATCAAATTAGCAGCAGAGATTGTCTTGAGCTATACTAATAAAGCTGCTGATAGAGATATAGTTGCTTTTGGTACTGATAACAATTATCATAGTCAGATAGAGGTAGAGAAGTTACCAAAGAGCAGGGTTCGAGAACTAATAATCAAAGCAGATAAATAATGAGGTTTATAATGAAGTATGAAAAATTCATTCTGTTAAAGGATTTTGAGACAAATAGCTATCTTCTCTGGGATGAAGAGAGTTGTGAAGCAATGCTGATAGATCCCGGTGCACCAGGAGAGAAAGTGATTAGTTTCATTAAAGATAACAAACTTATTCTAAAATACATAGTCAACACTCATGGGCATGGTGATCATATAGGAGGTAATCGTTATTTCAAAGAAAGATTTCCTGATGCTAAAATAGGTGTTCATAAAGCTGATGAGATGATGCTCTACAAGGCAGATCTTAATTTGAGTCTCTTTTATGAGCAAAACACTGTTTCACCATCTGCAGATATAGTTCTGGAAGATGGTATGTCTCTCTTTTTAGGGAAAGAAGAGATCAAAGTTATCCATACTCCGGGTCATACTAAAGGTGGGGCGGCACTGTTAACTGGTAACTATTTGTTTAGCGGAGATACCTTGTTTGCTGAGAATGTAGGAAGAACTGATCTTCCCGGTGGCAGCTTTGCAGAATTAGCAGCTTCTATTCAGAAAAAGCTATTTATACTTCCGGAGGATACGTTAGTGTTACCCGGGCATGGAGACGCAACCACCATAGGAGAAGAGAAGAGTTTCAATCCTTATGTTGGAGAAGAGTAAGGTTAGATAAGTAATTTATATAAGAAAAGAGCGATAACCGAGGGGATGGTTATCGCTCTTTCTATTTGAGGGGTGTGTGTGGTTTATTTCAGTAATAATACTTTATGGTTCACCTGTAGATTGTCAGATGCGAAACGAATGAAGTAAATCCCTGATGGAACAGCTCTGTTTTCTTCATCTAAGCCGTTCCAAACGAATTCTGTTCGGTTTGTTAACTCATTTTCAAGCATCGTTTTCACTAACTGACCTCTGATATTATAAATTCTTAAGTTTATAGGTCTGTCAAGTGAAAATTCAATTTGACTCAGTGAGATATTTACTGTCGGATTGAAGGGGTTAGGATAGGCAATAATCCTATTCATTACTGATGGTTGAACAATTAAGTTGTCGTCAACACTGACCCAGTAAGAAGTACCTGATCCACCGTAAGCACCCATATCGTTTCGAATAGTTCCTTTAGCTGGGTATTGAGCGTAACCCGGATTATAAGGATCCTCGGGATCATTATAAGTTGCTGCTGGGTTACCGGCATCTATACATGGTGATTCATCTGATAAATACCAGATCGCCTCTAAACCATTATACTCAATTCCCGATCCCTCTGTGGAGTTTTCAAAGAGTGGATCAGTATCAATATTATCAACTCCGGAATAACCACCGGTTATATTACTGTACTCTACTAAGGTGCTGGATCCGGTAAAAGCAGAAATGATCGATCCTTCACCTCTGACGATAGAATTTCTTATCTGTAGGAATGAGTTGTGATTAAAGACATGGAATCCATTGCTTGAGAGATATTCGTTATTAGCTATTGTATTGTTATTGAAGATAATCGCTGAACCGGATCTGATCCCAAATGAAGAGCCAAAGAATCCTGTGTTATTAACGAAGAGATTGTTTTTTACTTCAAAATTAGAAGTATAGATATCTACTGCTCCAATACCGTTAGTACTATGATTATTGGCAAAAGTGTTGTTTCTCATAACGATGTTCTCAGAATTGGTTATCTTGACAGCTCCGGGATCAGCAGCACCGGAGTTTTCATAAAAAGTGTTTCCTATGATATTAACCCGGGCGTTGTTAATGATCATCGCAGTCTGATTTGCTTTAGATATCATACAGTTATTAAATGTATTTTCAGCGATAGTACTATCTATACGTATTCCCTTCCAATTAGTGTCAGAAGTCAAAGTTATCGGGTCATCATCTTCAGCATTGGCATATATATAGCCACTCCCTTCAATAATTATAGCACTGTTCGAAGACCTTACTTCGACACCCGGTTGTAAGATCAGATATGATTCATCAGATATTGTTATATCATCGTTTATATAGTAAACACCATGATCTGGATTCCATATCCCGCTAACGTTACCAGAAACATTGTCCGGAGAGGTAACCGTTATATAATTCTCCATTGTTAACTCGACTGTATCTGTCCCGTCAAAGATCTGTAAGGTTACATCATAAGTACCGACTTCCGTATAAACGAAAAACGGATTTTGCTCTGTACTGTCTATAGTTCCATCACCATTTAGATCCCAAGCCCATGATTCGATATCTTGAGCAGGGAATGAAAAGTCATAGAATTGTACATGCAGCTCAGGTGGTCCTTGCTGCACATTACTGGAGAACATGGATGTAAGCTGTGAAAAATCTGCTTTAGCTGCTTGATGGATTACGGCATTACCATTAACAAGATTTTGTACTATTACTACACCTGTAACTTTGAATAGATCCCATGTCGGATCAATATCAAAGGCATGGCTATAATTTCCCGTTTGCCCTGTAGATGTGAGAGGAAAACTAGTCTGATAGTATCTTTTAACTGAGGCAAAGTAATCGGGATCCATTACGCTGGTCAGATCATAAGTTAGTATGAAGATAATGTTATTGTTGGTTGTTGAAATATTACCGGTCATAACGGCATCAACGTTTAAAACCAGCTGATTCTGATTGTTTAGTGATATTTCAAGATTTAGGTCGATTGGACTATTGGTATTAACAATTTGGTTGTGAGCATTAACATAAGCGCCGTAAGTTCCTGTTCCGCCGCCCACAACTGCTATAGTACCACCCCATTGTCCATGTGGAATACCGGACACTCCATATAAATTTCCTCTTCCTGAGTAATTTGGGCTAGGATGAGGTCCATCCCCTTGCCAAATTAGGGGGATAAAATAAGGGAAAGTCTCTGGTTGATTGTACATCTGATGCAACGCCGACCGCGCTGCTGGGCAATAGGGGCACCACGTCTGAGTGAAGACTTCTCCCACAACGAACATTTGCGATGCCAGCAAGAAGTTTGTTGTTAGGAGAAGAAACCCCATAAATAAGAAAAGCTTCTTCATCGAATCTCCTTTTGTTTTTTGTTATTTAATAAGCAACATTTTACGAATCTGTGTTTCGTACCCGAAAGATAGTGAATAAAAATATATGCCTGAAACAACCTGTTTGTTTGTTTCATCTTTTCCATCCCAAGTTACATAATAATCATTTTTATCCATAGGTTTAATATCTGTCAAGGTTTTAATTCTTTGACCTCTTATATTGTAGATAATAATGGATACATCATCACTAAGTTTTTCTCCGTCATTAGTAAAGGGTATAGTCACAAACCGTTGTCCTTTATCTAATTCACCTGTCTGATTTAAATTAAAAGGGTTGGGATAACTGGGGAATAATTGTATATTCGGCAGATCTGATGGGTTAATCAAATCATCTGTGCTGGTCACTTCGAACCAATTCAAGACATTTGATAGCAGGTCTCGTCGATCATCATGATTATCAATTGCTTCGTAGCCAAAAGCCAGATAGACTATTTTGCTGTTATTTGCGGTTGATGCTGAGCGTATTCCGGCAACACTATTATCTTCATAATAGAATGTTTCTGTACCATTTTGCTGATAAGCATTTATGACTTCAGGGTTTTGTTGATTATCTGCTCCGTCTCCTCCCTCTATACTAAAAGAAAGTCCATCCGAGATATAATCACCGGCGACACCGTTTATTTGCCTAATGTCAGTGCTTTCCGATATCAAAAGAGCATTCAGATGATCATTGTAAAACACTAAATTACTATAGAGAGGGTTGAGTACTAAATCTTTGCCGATATTCTGACCGGTTATAAAGAGATTATTACCATTATCAAGATAATTACTAAGAAACCCAATTTCTTGTTCAGTGAGAGCCGGTTCTCTTTCTCCTGTTATCCAGAGTATGTGATTAAAGTTCTGCGTTATCATGTTATTCAAATCTGCAAACCCGGTATCCCAGATACCATAAGAATGATCAATATCTTCTAATACTGCAGCAGTATAAGTTTCATAATCAGACCAACCATCACCATCTATTATCAAATAATCAACATCATTTGTAATAAATCTAAAAGGTATTAGATAATCCTCAGCAAAATCATCACTTTGCACAAGAAAATGATAATCCATCATTCCAATACTATCAGGAATAATATTTGCGTGAAACTTATCTTCTTCTCCGCTTTGTAATGAAAAATCAAGTGGCCCAAAGTAACATAAACCATCATCATCACAATAGGTAAGAAACCACGATGGCGGGGCGTTGTCAATTTGAACAGATATAGTCAGATCTATATCCTCACCCCAGTTGAATAAAGCAAAATAATCCACTTCGAAAAGGCCGGCAGAAGGACCAATATCTATTCTCTGATTGGGAACTGCAGCGCGGATGAACTTTGTAGGAGTTGCATACGTTGATGCTGCCTGGATGATCTGCCCTGTAGAGTCACTGACATATACCAGAGCTCTGAGATTATTTTCATCCCAGGAAGGATTGATGGTCAGCGTAGTATTTAACGATACAGTATTGTTTTGTCCGGTAAGAGAGAAAGTTTGCTGCTCGACCAGACGGGCAAGATTAGTAACGTTGATATCGACATCATCTTCGATGAGAATGAATCTTGCAGTTGCATTTTGTAAACTTTCTGAACCGGAAAGCATGGTTATTAAAACTTCGACATAGCCAGTAGTATTATTGAAATCAAGAATTTCTACTTTGATCGGTACGGTATTGTAATAATCCTTTTCGATTAGTGCATGATAAGGTAATCCAGTATTCACAGGGACATTGGTACCTGAGACTCTGGAAGTGCCATTTACTATTAACGATGGGAATACCGATGGTGAGTAATCATCTATAAGATTTTCAACGGACGGTGAAGAATACTGCCCACTATTTTGTTCAGTATAGTAACGAACCGGGATCACTTCACCATAGTGATAATTATTCATTATTTCCTGGATACCTGTATATGCCTCATCCGCGTCTCCACTCCAGCTGGCAGTTAATAATTCAGCTACTATGAGTTGAGGGTAATAGTCAATATCAGCAGTTATTAGTTGTATGGTAATGAGTAATGTAATCATTAGTATGTATTTTTTCAAATCTACCTCCTTAATTTAAGGAACATTGTTTTATAATTAAACAGAGAACATCTAAAATCTCGTAGTCAGGTCTAATCTCAGACCTTTGAACGGTGAAGTATAGTAACAGACACCACTACGACAAACCTTACCACCCTTTTCTTCACCGATAAAGAGTTTCATATCTGTATGAGAAAAAAGTCCGGTTGATAGTTCCATGCCAAGCCAAGTTCGATTTTTCTCCAATTCATTGAGATCATAGAACTCTAATTCCGAGATGAGAGATAGCGAGAACTTATTAAAGAACAGATCAAACTGTAATAAGGGATTATAGATCTCAGAAGTGCTCTCTCCTTGCACTTTTTCCTTATAACCGAATT from Candidatus Cloacimonadota bacterium includes the following:
- a CDS encoding molybdopterin-dependent oxidoreductase, producing MNRFKVIILVAILLYMWSLALSIMIIDSSRQFTLEIEDLRQLELVDLETKRERGERIRTDNWQGVYLDQILQSLEVLEYDQIKIISYDNYQVRLTRQDLLDSKALIALRRNDEILDEDNIRLVVPGMRDMYWIDGIRTIETEGHHQSILPNYIFFAEDLLTRLEVIEDPEPFKRVQGIYFRDLITFVYPIQGEEFLLVGRDGVSHQLDFDTYLKNGVLIINDDDWHFRSPDMPAGMWIKSLAYVQFFDRAIIFRTQFNNLNEVAQLLEWSRIPELLWDDNQIAMPVDIDFSDPVWEGIGILRWRK
- a CDS encoding MBL fold metallo-hydrolase, encoding MMKYEKFILLKDFETNSYLLWDEESCEAMLIDPGAPGEKVISFIKDNKLILKYIVNTHGHGDHIGGNRYFKERFPDAKIGVHKADEMMLYKADLNLSLFYEQNTVSPSADIVLEDGMSLFLGKEEIKVIHTPGHTKGGAALLTGNYLFSGDTLFAENVGRTDLPGGSFAELAASIQKKLFILPEDTLVLPGHGDATTIGEEKSFNPYVGEE
- a CDS encoding T9SS type A sorting domain-containing protein — protein: MKKLFLFMGFLLLTTNFLLASQMFVVGEVFTQTWCPYCPAARSALHQMYNQPETFPYFIPLIWQGDGPHPSPNYSGRGNLYGVSGIPHGQWGGTIAVVGGGTGTYGAYVNAHNQIVNTNSPIDLNLEISLNNQNQLVLNVDAVMTGNISTTNNNIIFILTYDLTSVMDPDYFASVKRYYQTSFPLTSTGQTGNYSHAFDIDPTWDLFKVTGVVIVQNLVNGNAVIHQAAKADFSQLTSMFSSNVQQGPPELHVQFYDFSFPAQDIESWAWDLNGDGTIDSTEQNPFFVYTEVGTYDVTLQIFDGTDTVELTMENYITVTSPDNVSGNVSGIWNPDHGVYYINDDITISDESYLILQPGVEVRSSNSAIIIEGSGYIYANAEDDDPITLTSDTNWKGIRIDSTIAENTFNNCMISKANQTAMIINNARVNIIGNTFYENSGAADPGAVKITNSENIVMRNNTFANNHSTNGIGAVDIYTSNFEVKNNLFVNNTGFFGSSFGIRSGSAIIFNNNTIANNEYLSSNGFHVFNHNSFLQIRNSIVRGEGSIISAFTGSSTLVEYSNITGGYSGVDNIDTDPLFENSTEGSGIEYNGLEAIWYLSDESPCIDAGNPAATYNDPEDPYNPGYAQYPAKGTIRNDMGAYGGSGTSYWVSVDDNLIVQPSVMNRIIAYPNPFNPTVNISLSQIEFSLDRPINLRIYNIRGQLVKTMLENELTNRTEFVWNGLDEENRAVPSGIYFIRFASDNLQVNHKVLLLK